The Pirellulales bacterium genome includes the window CGCCATTGACGCGCAGGCCGACCAGCTCGGGCCGGAAGGGAACGCCGGCGTATCCGGCTGCCGAGACGATGCGGCCCCAGTTGGGGTCCGCGCCCGCGATGGCAGTCTGTACCAACAGGCTTTCCGCGACGGTCTTGGCGATTTGACGAGCCGATTCGACGGTGGCGGCGCCCGAGATTTCGACGGTGACCAGATGCGTGGCTCCTTCGCCATCGATCGGAATCGCCCTGGCCAGGTCGACACATAATTCATGGAGCGCCCGGCCGAACTCGGCCAACTGCGCTCCACTCAAGGGAGGACCTCCGGCGGCGCCGTTGGCGAGCAACAACACGGTGTCGTTGGTGCTCATGTGACCGTCGACGCTGATGCAATTGAAGCTTTCTTCCACGGTTGCGTTCAACAGCCGCTGAGCATCGGCCGGCGCGATCGCCGCATCGGTCAGAACGAGCCCCAACATCGTGGCCATGCGTGGCCCGATCATGGCAGCGCCTTTTGCCATTCCCGTGAGGTGTACGGTGCGGCCGTCGAAATTGAGCGTGCGGCCGGCCAGCTTGTGCGTGGTGTCGGTGGTGAGCATGCCACGGGCCGCGGCGACAAGCGACGCTTCATCGCTAGCGAGTTGCGCGGTCGCTGCCTTGATCCCGGTGGCGATTTTTTCCATCGGCAGAAACACGCCGATGATTCCCGTCGACAGCACTAGCGCCTGTTCCGGTTGCGCACCGCATGCTTCGGCCGCCCAGGTCGCCATTTGCTGCGCGTCGCGTTCGCCGCGTTCGCCAGTGCAAGCGTTGGCATTGCCCGAGTTGACGACCACCGCGCGAATCGCGTCGCTGGGTGTCCGTTTTCGATCGAGGCCCACGGGCGCCGCGAACACCAGGTTTTGCGTGTAGACGCCGGCTGCCGTGGCGGGCAGGTCGGACACGATCAGCGATAGATCCTGCTTCTCGGGGTTGGTCTTGATCGTGCAGTGTACGCCCGCGACACGATAGCCACGTGGAAGACAAGGGGGCATGGGCGGAGACCTCGCGGATTATTCGGGCAGGTAAGTAACGATGAATGTGGGATGTTAAATCCGTGGGCAATCGTCATTAACGCGTCGTCCATCGATAACGGCGTCGACTCGGCGTGCAAAACCGTCGGCTCGTGGAGGACGATTACAGGGCCGTGTGCTCTGGATAGCCGTAGAGAAGATTGAAGTTCTGCACGGCAGCGCCGGCAGCCCCTTTGATCAAATTGTCGAGCACGCTGATCGTGATCACACGCCCGCGCACGATGCGGGCCGTGATGTCGCAATAATTTGTGTCGACGGTATCCTTGGTGCCCGGCAGGTGGTCGACTACGCGAACGAATGGCTCGGCAGCATAAAACTCTCGTAGTGTGTCGAGAATCTTTTCCTCGGTGACGCCCGATCGAGGCTTGGAATAAGCTGTCGTCAGAATGCCGCGATCCATCGGAATCAAGTGCGGTGTGAAAATCACCTCGATCGGTTGGCCGCTGGCCGTCGACAGGATTTGCTCGATTTCGGGCGTGTGGCGATGGCGTCCGATGTTGTACGCCGAGACGCTTTCGTTGCATTCGGGAAAAAGCGTCGTCAGCTTGGGCGTGCGGCCGGCGCCAGAAACGCCGCTTTTGGAATCGATCAGGATGTCTTCCTTTTCGATCACTCCGGCCTTGAGCAATGGCGCTAGCGCCAGGATGGCGCTGGTTGGATAGCAGCCGGGGTTCGCGATGAGAGTGGCTTTTTTGATCGACGACCGAAAGAGCTCTGGCAGGCCGTAAACTGCCGTCGCCAGGCGATCCGGATCTCCGTGTTCTTCGCCATACCATTTCGCAAAAACTTTAGGATCGCGCAGCCGGTAGTCGGCGCTGAAATCGATCACCCGGGCGCCACCAGCGAGCAGTTCCGGGACCAGTCCCGAGGTCACACCGTGCGGAAGGCAGCTAAAGACGCATTCGGCTCGGGCAGCGACCTCTTTCGGTCCGAGATCCTCGAGCGGCAGATCGAGCCGCTTGACCAGCGACGGATGCACCGTCGAAATCGGCGGATTACCTTCTTGCCGGCTGGTGACGGCCGTTATGTTGGCCTGCGGGTGGCGCAGTAGCAGCTTGATCAATTCTAAAGCCGAATAGCCGGTAGCACCGAGAATGGCGACACGCGTCATATGATTTTGACTGATCCGAAGAGCATGAGGAATGCGGTCCAGAACCCGCTCGCACAAGTGGAGACGGGACGCGACGACGAGAACGCGGGTTTGGTCTCTGCCTGCCCGCGCCATCGGTACGACGCCTGTTCGACCCTCCACGTGCCAAAACTGTCGGACTGCGCCGCGCCCGCAGTATATCGGGCACGTCGCGCGGCCGCCAAGGGGATGGATTGGGCGTGAACGAGCTGAACATGGGTAATCAGCGACTGCTTGCCTTCGGAAACTCAAGACGTTCTGGAAATAGACGGACCCGGCATCGTATGGGTTCGCGCCAAAAGTTTTGCGAGCCGCGTGCTGGCGTGCCGGCCCTCTGGACTCGTGTCGCGATTTCAATCGAACGGTGTTCGCTCGGGAGGGGTTCCATAACGTGCCAGGTATGGCCGCACGTCGAGCTTTCTGGCGGTGTTGGCGGAACTCATGTAGCGCACTGTGCCGAAGATCGGCCGCTCGGGTCCCCACGGGCGGTCGTATCGCCCCAAGATCCAGAAGATGCCCGAATATGAGTTCGGATTTCGTCCGTCGAGGGCGTATTTGTTATTCAACTCGATCATCACCTCGAGCGCTTCTTCCGGCGTGGCAGTCCATTCGAGAATCTTCTTCCCCCATAGCATGCGTAAATAATTGTGCATGCGCCCTTCGGTCACGAGCTGACGTTGAGCTGCATTCCACAAGGGATCGTGTGTGCGGGCCGCCGCGAATTCGGCCTGCGAATACGCGTAGGGCCGTGGATCGCCGGCATGCTTTGCCAGGGTGGCGTGGGCCCAGTCGGGTAGCGATTCATACCGATCGTAATCTTCACGCTGCACGCAGCAGTTGTAACCAAGCTCGCGCCAGGTAATGAGTTGATCAAGGAAGGCTTCGGCCGATTCGCTCATGCCCCACCAGCCAGACCGCTTGCCAGCCGCGCGCGTATGGAGCGCGTCGGGCGACCAATCTTCTTGCGCAGCCAATTGATGAAAAATCTCGTGCGCTGAAATATGTCCAAAGTGCAAATAGGGAGATAGTCCACTTGTTGCGTCAGCGGCGGGCTCGTTACGCAGCTCTGTGTATCGCGGCAGCGCCACGGTCAGGTAATGATCGAGCGAGTTCCTGGCGGCTTGCGACCCGCCATGAGTCGCCGCTAACGTTACGGACTGATCGATTGGCAATTGTGCGAGCGGCGCGGAACCGCCTGCCAGAAGGTCGTCGCCTGCTGCCGGCCAGCGGCGCAGGATGTCGGCATCAAGTTTGCCAGCCTTCGGTAGAACAACGCGCGCGAGCGCATCGCGCCGTGGTGCGTTGGGCAGATGCCTCGACAGCTCATTTTGCAGGAACCGCCGGAATGCATAGGCGGTGGTAAACTCACGATTTGCGGCCCGCAGCGGCAGCAATCCGTTGGA containing:
- the argC gene encoding N-acetyl-gamma-glutamyl-phosphate reductase, translating into MSQNHMTRVAILGATGYSALELIKLLLRHPQANITAVTSRQEGNPPISTVHPSLVKRLDLPLEDLGPKEVAARAECVFSCLPHGVTSGLVPELLAGGARVIDFSADYRLRDPKVFAKWYGEEHGDPDRLATAVYGLPELFRSSIKKATLIANPGCYPTSAILALAPLLKAGVIEKEDILIDSKSGVSGAGRTPKLTTLFPECNESVSAYNIGRHRHTPEIEQILSTASGQPIEVIFTPHLIPMDRGILTTAYSKPRSGVTEEKILDTLREFYAAEPFVRVVDHLPGTKDTVDTNYCDITARIVRGRVITISVLDNLIKGAAGAAVQNFNLLYGYPEHTAL
- a CDS encoding deoxyribodipyrimidine photolyase, coding for MTHVPEIRIHSANARPVDADRDYVLYWMIANRRTQWNFSLDRAVHWARELKKPLVIFEALRCGYPWASVRLHRFVLDGMAANQQSLANRNVTYYPYVEPRAGDGRGLLEALARRACIVVTDDFPSFFLPRMVTAAASQLTVRCEQIDSNGLLPLRAANREFTTAYAFRRFLQNELSRHLPNAPRRDALARVVLPKAGKLDADILRRWPAAGDDLLAGGSAPLAQLPIDQSVTLAATHGGSQAARNSLDHYLTVALPRYTELRNEPAADATSGLSPYLHFGHISAHEIFHQLAAQEDWSPDALHTRAAGKRSGWWGMSESAEAFLDQLITWRELGYNCCVQREDYDRYESLPDWAHATLAKHAGDPRPYAYSQAEFAAARTHDPLWNAAQRQLVTEGRMHNYLRMLWGKKILEWTATPEEALEVMIELNNKYALDGRNPNSYSGIFWILGRYDRPWGPERPIFGTVRYMSSANTARKLDVRPYLARYGTPPERTPFD
- the argJ gene encoding bifunctional glutamate N-acetyltransferase/amino-acid acetyltransferase ArgJ, with product MPPCLPRGYRVAGVHCTIKTNPEKQDLSLIVSDLPATAAGVYTQNLVFAAPVGLDRKRTPSDAIRAVVVNSGNANACTGERGERDAQQMATWAAEACGAQPEQALVLSTGIIGVFLPMEKIATGIKAATAQLASDEASLVAAARGMLTTDTTHKLAGRTLNFDGRTVHLTGMAKGAAMIGPRMATMLGLVLTDAAIAPADAQRLLNATVEESFNCISVDGHMSTNDTVLLLANGAAGGPPLSGAQLAEFGRALHELCVDLARAIPIDGEGATHLVTVEISGAATVESARQIAKTVAESLLVQTAIAGADPNWGRIVSAAGYAGVPFRPELVGLRVNG